The nucleotide window GAAACGCTTTTACTCCGTCACTAAAAGCCAAAAAGAATTTCCACAGAGTTCTTTGATCGGTGAAATTCACAAATGCATAGCCTATGATCCTATTCTTTCtgcaagtgaaaaaaataaaagaaacgcTAATAGTAATGAAGTtgctatatacatatacatcgactacaaataaaataattacacgAGATTATTACTTGAAATGCAAAGGCAAATACAAGTAATCATAAGCGAAGACATGAATATTTTCTCCATTTGAATCTCTCGCTTTTCTATTCTCCTGTAAGCAGAAATCGTCTAGAAATCCCATCATCAATTCACGGCtgtaaaggaaaaattaaattaaattaattagataATGATATGGaactattaaattaaaaagtaatatgaacatttaaagaagcaagaaattaataattactCGTAGTGAAATGGGATATTCTTGATCATGACAGTAGTTTCGTTCATAGATATCCGTCTCTCCAACCCTCCTACTCTAGGAGGAATACTCCTACGTTGGCGACGTCGTCGCACATTCTCCTGCGGCAGTGAATCGATGATAGGATATGGATGCGGTTGAAGTGCCGGCGGATATGGATGCGTTGAAAGTATCACCGGCAGAAATTGATGCGTTGGAAGCATCACCGCCAGATATTGATGCACTGGAAGCAGCATATACATAGGACGACGTCGTGGTCGTGGCCGTGGCCGTGGCAGTGTCGCCGGAGTGGGAATAGGGATGTATTCAGGTGCATCGGGGTTCAACGAACTCTCAGGAACATCAGCCATGGAAGTACAAATGATAAAGCTGGAAGTGATttcgattaaaaaaaaaaaaaagtgttaggttaactgtttcttttataggagaaaaaagagagaaacataTAGTGAAGTGAAGAAATGAAAAGAGAGAAACAGTTACCACCAAATGAGACTATTTCCCCTTTGACTTAGAGGTTGAGTTCAAgtctaaaaatatcaaaattttatgataaaaaatgCTTTTA belongs to Solanum stenotomum isolate F172 chromosome 1, ASM1918654v1, whole genome shotgun sequence and includes:
- the LOC125846955 gene encoding protein terminal ear1-like — translated: MADVPESSLNPDAPEYIPIPTPATLPRPRPRPRRRPMYMLLPVHQYLAVMLPTHQFLPVILSTHPYPPALQPHPYPIIDSLPQENVRRRRQRRSIPPRVGGLERRISMNETTVMIKNIPFHYDRELMMGFLDDFCLQENRKARDSNGENIHVFAYDYLYLPLHFKKNRIIGYAFVNFTDQRTLWKFFLAFSDGVKAFPDSARSVKIAIAYIQGKNDLRRRYQYARFRREAIGFYPPRDGSQIIASGEI